A genomic segment from Schistocerca piceifrons isolate TAMUIC-IGC-003096 chromosome 4, iqSchPice1.1, whole genome shotgun sequence encodes:
- the LOC124795622 gene encoding transcription factor Adf-1-like: MARKLIELVRQNVELYDMSCKKYSDTLFKEEIWKKIGLAIGRPGSDCRLRWVSLRDQFRKVIRNKTKSVQAAT; encoded by the exons ATGGCACGA AAGTTAATCGAACTTGTTCGCCAAAATGTGGAGTTGTATGACATGAGCTGCAAAAAATACAGTGACACTTTGTTTAAAgaagaaatatggaagaaaattggATTGGCTATCGGTCGCCCAG GAAGCGACTGTAGACTTCGTTGGGTGTCACTTCGTGACCAGTTCCGAAAAGTCATTCGGAATAAGACGAAGAGTGTGCAGGCTGCTACTTAA